The following proteins come from a genomic window of Schistocerca gregaria isolate iqSchGreg1 chromosome X, iqSchGreg1.2, whole genome shotgun sequence:
- the LOC126299388 gene encoding uncharacterized protein LOC126299388, with product MDPVQSNLTSTVLKVAEEIEGKLDEELKELEDIDKLRERRLKELKERAQLEKEWTALGHGQYDELSDEKEFFNATKKSKNVVCHFFKSEIFLCKVIDYHMRVLCKRHLEAKFCKIDAARCKFLTERLSMKSFPTILCVVESQVRSRVISFHEMKQCEDHCTNALEWHIAKSGVLLYSGDLNTPPEMSHSKKKRKAVRGIRGGSDDSEDSDF from the exons ATGGATCCAGTTCAGTCTAATTTGACTAGCACAGTTCTTAAAGTTGCTGAAGAAATTGAGGGAAAGTTGGATGAAGAACTAAAGGAGTTGGAAGATATTGACAAACTCCGTGAGAGACGTTTAAAGGAGCTGAAGGAGAGAGCACAACTCGAAAAAGAGTGGACAGCCTTG GGTCATGGGCAGTATGATGAGCTGTCAGATGAGAAGGAATTTTTTAATGCAACCAAGAAATCAAAAAATGTtgtttgtcatttttttaaaagtgaaataTTCCTTTGTAAAGTGATTGACTACCATATGAGGGTACTGTGCAAGCGACACCTTGAAGCgaaattctgcaaaattgatgCTGCAAGGTGCAAGTTTCTTACTG AAAGACTTAGTATGAAGTCTTTTCCAACTATCTTGTGTGTAGTGGAAAGTCAGGTGAGGAGCCGTGTCATCAGCTTTCATGAGATGAAGCAATGCGAAGACCATTGTACCAATGCTCTGGAGTGGCACATTGCTAAGTCAGGTGTATTGCTATATAGTGGTGACCTTAATACACCTCCAGAAATGAGTCACTCAAAAAAGAAACGGAAAGCTGTTCGTGGTATCAGAGGCGGAAGTGATGATTCAGAAGATTCAGACTTTTAG